Proteins from a genomic interval of Zingiber officinale cultivar Zhangliang chromosome 1B, Zo_v1.1, whole genome shotgun sequence:
- the LOC121990853 gene encoding rhomboid-like protein 20, with product MNGGPSGFHNAPVTKTIVVVSAFLTVLAGIQGRSLRLGLSYQDIFGKFPLWKLIASTFAFSSTPEMIFGLYLLYYFRVFERQIGSNKHTIFIIFSILLSLILEALALAYLKETLSKLASGPYGLIFAAFLPFYFDIPVSSRFRVFGLNFTDKSLIYLAGLQLLFSSWKRSIVPGLCGLLAGSLYRLNVLGIRKLKFPEAFLSVFSRLPLPSSGSSPILARGNATGNMRPYPGHQMEEGGYPSQLERNHSDSTEASIATLVSMGFDRDSARRALTHAENDVNVATNILLESQSLR from the exons ATGAACGGCGGGCCTTCTGGGTTTC ACAATGCTCCAGTGACGAAGACAATCGTGGTCGTGAGCGCTTTCCTCACGGTTCTGGCCGGTATTCAGGGTCGTTCTCTCAGGCTCGGATTGTCGTATCAG GACATATTTGGAAAGTTCCCACTATGGAAGCTCATTGCTTCCACTTTTGCTTTCTCATCAACACCTGAGATGATTTTTGGCCTTTACCTGCTTTATTATTTTAGGGTCTTTGAGAGACAAATAGGCTCCAATAAACATACG ATCTTCATAATATTCTCTATATTATTGTCATTGATACTGGAGGCTCTAGCTTTAGCATACCTCAAAG AGACGCTGAGTAAACTTGCTTCTGGACCATATGGCCTTATTTTTGCTGCTTTTCTACCCTTTTACTTTGACATTCCAGTTTCATCCCGGTTTCGTGTATTTGGGCTAAACTTTACTGACAAATCATTGATATATTTAGCTGGCCTTCAG CTCCTTTTCTCATCTTGGAAACGATCCATAGTACCTGGTTTATGTGGTTTGCTCGCTGGGTCTTTATATCGCCTCAATGTGCTTGGCATCCGCAAATTGAAG TTTCCAGAGGCATTTCTATCAGTATTTTCACGATTACCCTTGCCCTCAAGTGGTTCATCACCAATCTTGGCAAGAGGGAATGCTACTGGGAATATGCGACCATATCCTGGCCATCAGATGGAGGAG GGTGGTTATCCTTCTCAACTAGAACGCAATCACTCTGACTCAACGGAGGCATCGATAGCAACATTGGTCTCTATGGGATTCGACAGGGATTCTGCAAGGCGAGCGCTCACACATGCAGAAAATGATGTCAACGTTGCAACAAACATCCTACTAGAGTCGCAATCATTGCGATGA